A section of the Oenanthe melanoleuca isolate GR-GAL-2019-014 chromosome 6, OMel1.0, whole genome shotgun sequence genome encodes:
- the RUFY2 gene encoding RUN and FYVE domain-containing protein 2 isoform X1 has translation MAVKDPTAVERANLLNMAKLSIKGLIESALSFGRTLDSDYPPLQQFFVVMEHCLKHGLKVRKSFLSYNKTIWGPLELVEKLYPEAEEIAASVRDLPGLKTPLGRARAWLRLALMQKKMADYLRCLIIQRDLLSEFYEYHALMMEEEGAVIVGLLVGLNVIDANLCVKGEDLDSQVGVIDFSVYLKSDDDIGGKERDVQIAAILDQKNYVEELNRQLNSTVSSLHARVDSLEKSNTKLIEELAIAKNNIIKLQEENHQLRSENTLILMKTQHHLEATKVDVEAELQTYKHSRQGLDEMYNEARRQLREEAQLRQDMENELVVQVSMKHEIELAMKLLEKDIHEKQDTLIGLRQQLDEVKAINVEMYQKLQVSEDAMKEKNEIISRLEDKTNQINATMKQLEQRLQQAEKAQMEAEAEDEKLKQEYVNKSESLQNEFSQKEKQLLQLETDLKIEKEWRQTLEDDLQKEKETVSHLRTETQEIVNLKKEFLKVQEKNKQLKSICEDQEAALQELASKLSESKLKIEDIKEANKALQGQVWLKDKEATHCKLCEKEFSLSKRKHHCRNCGEIFCNACSDNELPLPSSPKPVRVCDSCHAILIQRCSSNVP, from the exons atGG CTGTAAAGGATCCTACTGCTGTAGAAAGAGCAAATTTACTGAACATGGCTAAACTGAGCATCAAAGGACTCATTGAATCAGCCTTGAGCTTTGGGCGCACTCTGGATTCTGACTACCCACCTTTGCAGCAGTTCTTTGTTGTCATGGAGCACTGCCTGAAGCATGGCCTGAAAG TAAGAAAATCCTTTCTAAGTTACAACAAAACCATCTGGGGTCCTCTGGAACTTGTGGAGAAATTATATCCAGAAGCTGAGGAAATAGCAGCAAGTGTCAGAGATTTGCCTGGCCTTAA GACCCCTCTGGGCCGTGCCCGTGCCTGGTTGCGGTTGGCGctgatgcagaagaaaatggCCGATTACCTTCGCTGCTTAATTATTCAGAGGGACCTCCTCAG TGAGTTTTATGAGTATCATGCACTGATGATGGAGGAAGAAGGAGCAGTTATTGTTGGGCTGTTAGTTGGGCTAAATGTGATTGATGCCAACCTGTGTGTGAAGGGAGAAGACCTGGATTCACAA GTGGGGGTGATCGATTTCTCTGTGTATTTGAAGAGTGATGATGACATTGGGGGTAAAGAAAG AGATGTACAGATTGCTGCAATATTGGACCAAAAGAATTATGTTGAGGAGCTAAACAGGCAACTGAA taGCACAGTTAGCAGTCTACATGCAAGAGTTGACTCACTGGAGAAATCAAACACTAAACTGATTGAGGAG ttaGCAATAGCAAAAAACAATATAATTAAACTTCAGGAAGAAAACCATCAATTGAGGAGTGAAAATACtctgattttaatgaaaacacaaCATCATCTAGAG gCAACTAAGGTGGAtgtggaggcagagctgcagacatACAAGCACTCGAGGCAGGGCTTGGACGAGATGTACAACGAGGCTCGCAGGCAGCTCCgggaggaggcacagctgcGCCAG GATATGGAGAATGAGCTGGTGGTTCAAGTCAGCATGAAACATGAGATAGAGCTTGCCAtgaagctgctggagaaggataTCCATGAGAAGCAGGACACCCTCATCGGCCTGCGGCAGCAGCTTGATGAAGTAAAAGCAATTAACGTGGAAATGTACCAAAAGCTACAG GTTTCTGAAGATGCtatgaaagaaaagaatgaaataattaGTCGATTAGAGGATAAGACCAATCAAATTAATGCAACTATGAAACAACTAGAACAAAG ATTGCAGCAAGCAGAGAAGGCTCAAATGGAGGCTGAGGCTGAGGATGAGAAACTTAAACAGGAATATGTGAATAAATCTGAAAGCCTGCAGAATGAATTCTCCCAGAAGGAGAAACAGCT GCTTCAGCTGGAAACAGATCTGAAGATAGAAAAAGAGTGGCGGCAAACCCTAGAGGATGatcttcaaaaggaaaaggaaactgtGTCTCATCTGAGAACAGAGACCCAGGAAATAGTTAACCTTAAGAAA gaGTTCCTTAAAGTTCAGGAGAAGAACAAGCAACTGAAAAGCATTTGTGAGGACCAAGAAGCTGCTCTCCAAGAACTGGCATCCAAGCTGAGCGA ATCAAAGCTGAAAATAGAAGATATAAAGGAAGCAAACAAGGCGCTGCAG ggcCAGGTTTGGTTGAAGGACAAAGAGGCCACTCATTGCAAGCTCTGTGAAAAGGAATTTTCACTTTCCAAAAGGAAG CATCACTGTAGGAACTGTGGGGAGATCTTCTGCAATGCCTGTTCTGACAatgagctgcccctgccctctTCACCAAAGCCTGTCCGGGTCTGTGACTCCTGCCATGCAATACTTATACAGAGGTGCTCTTCCAATGTGCCATAA
- the RUFY2 gene encoding RUN and FYVE domain-containing protein 2 isoform X2 — translation MAVKDPTAVERANLLNMAKLSIKGLIESALSFGRTLDSDYPPLQQFFVVMEHCLKHGLKVRKSFLSYNKTIWGPLELVEKLYPEAEEIAASVRDLPGLKTPLGRARAWLRLALMQKKMADYLRCLIIQRDLLSEFYEYHALMMEEEGAVIVGLLVGLNVIDANLCVKGEDLDSQVGVIDFSVYLKSDDDIGGKERDVQIAAILDQKNYVEELNRQLNTVSSLHARVDSLEKSNTKLIEELAIAKNNIIKLQEENHQLRSENTLILMKTQHHLEATKVDVEAELQTYKHSRQGLDEMYNEARRQLREEAQLRQDMENELVVQVSMKHEIELAMKLLEKDIHEKQDTLIGLRQQLDEVKAINVEMYQKLQVSEDAMKEKNEIISRLEDKTNQINATMKQLEQRLQQAEKAQMEAEAEDEKLKQEYVNKSESLQNEFSQKEKQLLQLETDLKIEKEWRQTLEDDLQKEKETVSHLRTETQEIVNLKKEFLKVQEKNKQLKSICEDQEAALQELASKLSESKLKIEDIKEANKALQGQVWLKDKEATHCKLCEKEFSLSKRKHHCRNCGEIFCNACSDNELPLPSSPKPVRVCDSCHAILIQRCSSNVP, via the exons atGG CTGTAAAGGATCCTACTGCTGTAGAAAGAGCAAATTTACTGAACATGGCTAAACTGAGCATCAAAGGACTCATTGAATCAGCCTTGAGCTTTGGGCGCACTCTGGATTCTGACTACCCACCTTTGCAGCAGTTCTTTGTTGTCATGGAGCACTGCCTGAAGCATGGCCTGAAAG TAAGAAAATCCTTTCTAAGTTACAACAAAACCATCTGGGGTCCTCTGGAACTTGTGGAGAAATTATATCCAGAAGCTGAGGAAATAGCAGCAAGTGTCAGAGATTTGCCTGGCCTTAA GACCCCTCTGGGCCGTGCCCGTGCCTGGTTGCGGTTGGCGctgatgcagaagaaaatggCCGATTACCTTCGCTGCTTAATTATTCAGAGGGACCTCCTCAG TGAGTTTTATGAGTATCATGCACTGATGATGGAGGAAGAAGGAGCAGTTATTGTTGGGCTGTTAGTTGGGCTAAATGTGATTGATGCCAACCTGTGTGTGAAGGGAGAAGACCTGGATTCACAA GTGGGGGTGATCGATTTCTCTGTGTATTTGAAGAGTGATGATGACATTGGGGGTAAAGAAAG AGATGTACAGATTGCTGCAATATTGGACCAAAAGAATTATGTTGAGGAGCTAAACAGGCAACTGAA CACAGTTAGCAGTCTACATGCAAGAGTTGACTCACTGGAGAAATCAAACACTAAACTGATTGAGGAG ttaGCAATAGCAAAAAACAATATAATTAAACTTCAGGAAGAAAACCATCAATTGAGGAGTGAAAATACtctgattttaatgaaaacacaaCATCATCTAGAG gCAACTAAGGTGGAtgtggaggcagagctgcagacatACAAGCACTCGAGGCAGGGCTTGGACGAGATGTACAACGAGGCTCGCAGGCAGCTCCgggaggaggcacagctgcGCCAG GATATGGAGAATGAGCTGGTGGTTCAAGTCAGCATGAAACATGAGATAGAGCTTGCCAtgaagctgctggagaaggataTCCATGAGAAGCAGGACACCCTCATCGGCCTGCGGCAGCAGCTTGATGAAGTAAAAGCAATTAACGTGGAAATGTACCAAAAGCTACAG GTTTCTGAAGATGCtatgaaagaaaagaatgaaataattaGTCGATTAGAGGATAAGACCAATCAAATTAATGCAACTATGAAACAACTAGAACAAAG ATTGCAGCAAGCAGAGAAGGCTCAAATGGAGGCTGAGGCTGAGGATGAGAAACTTAAACAGGAATATGTGAATAAATCTGAAAGCCTGCAGAATGAATTCTCCCAGAAGGAGAAACAGCT GCTTCAGCTGGAAACAGATCTGAAGATAGAAAAAGAGTGGCGGCAAACCCTAGAGGATGatcttcaaaaggaaaaggaaactgtGTCTCATCTGAGAACAGAGACCCAGGAAATAGTTAACCTTAAGAAA gaGTTCCTTAAAGTTCAGGAGAAGAACAAGCAACTGAAAAGCATTTGTGAGGACCAAGAAGCTGCTCTCCAAGAACTGGCATCCAAGCTGAGCGA ATCAAAGCTGAAAATAGAAGATATAAAGGAAGCAAACAAGGCGCTGCAG ggcCAGGTTTGGTTGAAGGACAAAGAGGCCACTCATTGCAAGCTCTGTGAAAAGGAATTTTCACTTTCCAAAAGGAAG CATCACTGTAGGAACTGTGGGGAGATCTTCTGCAATGCCTGTTCTGACAatgagctgcccctgccctctTCACCAAAGCCTGTCCGGGTCTGTGACTCCTGCCATGCAATACTTATACAGAGGTGCTCTTCCAATGTGCCATAA
- the RUFY2 gene encoding RUN and FYVE domain-containing protein 2 isoform X4 has product MAVKDPTAVERANLLNMAKLSIKGLIESALSFGRTLDSDYPPLQQFFVVMEHCLKHGLKVRKSFLSYNKTIWGPLELVEKLYPEAEEIAASVRDLPGLKTPLGRARAWLRLALMQKKMADYLRCLIIQRDLLSEFYEYHALMMEEEGAVIVGLLVGLNVIDANLCVKGEDLDSQVGVIDFSVYLKSDDDIGGKERDVQIAAILDQKNYVEELNRQLNSTVSSLHARVDSLEKSNTKLIEELAIAKNNIIKLQEENHQLRSENTLILMKTQHHLEATKVDVEAELQTYKHSRQGLDEMYNEARRQLREEAQLRQDMENELVVQVSMKHEIELAMKLLEKDIHEKQDTLIGLRQQLDEVKAINVEMYQKLQVSEDAMKEKNEIISRLEDKTNQINATMKQLEQRLQLETDLKIEKEWRQTLEDDLQKEKETVSHLRTETQEIVNLKKEFLKVQEKNKQLKSICEDQEAALQELASKLSESKLKIEDIKEANKALQGQVWLKDKEATHCKLCEKEFSLSKRKHHCRNCGEIFCNACSDNELPLPSSPKPVRVCDSCHAILIQRCSSNVP; this is encoded by the exons atGG CTGTAAAGGATCCTACTGCTGTAGAAAGAGCAAATTTACTGAACATGGCTAAACTGAGCATCAAAGGACTCATTGAATCAGCCTTGAGCTTTGGGCGCACTCTGGATTCTGACTACCCACCTTTGCAGCAGTTCTTTGTTGTCATGGAGCACTGCCTGAAGCATGGCCTGAAAG TAAGAAAATCCTTTCTAAGTTACAACAAAACCATCTGGGGTCCTCTGGAACTTGTGGAGAAATTATATCCAGAAGCTGAGGAAATAGCAGCAAGTGTCAGAGATTTGCCTGGCCTTAA GACCCCTCTGGGCCGTGCCCGTGCCTGGTTGCGGTTGGCGctgatgcagaagaaaatggCCGATTACCTTCGCTGCTTAATTATTCAGAGGGACCTCCTCAG TGAGTTTTATGAGTATCATGCACTGATGATGGAGGAAGAAGGAGCAGTTATTGTTGGGCTGTTAGTTGGGCTAAATGTGATTGATGCCAACCTGTGTGTGAAGGGAGAAGACCTGGATTCACAA GTGGGGGTGATCGATTTCTCTGTGTATTTGAAGAGTGATGATGACATTGGGGGTAAAGAAAG AGATGTACAGATTGCTGCAATATTGGACCAAAAGAATTATGTTGAGGAGCTAAACAGGCAACTGAA taGCACAGTTAGCAGTCTACATGCAAGAGTTGACTCACTGGAGAAATCAAACACTAAACTGATTGAGGAG ttaGCAATAGCAAAAAACAATATAATTAAACTTCAGGAAGAAAACCATCAATTGAGGAGTGAAAATACtctgattttaatgaaaacacaaCATCATCTAGAG gCAACTAAGGTGGAtgtggaggcagagctgcagacatACAAGCACTCGAGGCAGGGCTTGGACGAGATGTACAACGAGGCTCGCAGGCAGCTCCgggaggaggcacagctgcGCCAG GATATGGAGAATGAGCTGGTGGTTCAAGTCAGCATGAAACATGAGATAGAGCTTGCCAtgaagctgctggagaaggataTCCATGAGAAGCAGGACACCCTCATCGGCCTGCGGCAGCAGCTTGATGAAGTAAAAGCAATTAACGTGGAAATGTACCAAAAGCTACAG GTTTCTGAAGATGCtatgaaagaaaagaatgaaataattaGTCGATTAGAGGATAAGACCAATCAAATTAATGCAACTATGAAACAACTAGAACAAAG GCTTCAGCTGGAAACAGATCTGAAGATAGAAAAAGAGTGGCGGCAAACCCTAGAGGATGatcttcaaaaggaaaaggaaactgtGTCTCATCTGAGAACAGAGACCCAGGAAATAGTTAACCTTAAGAAA gaGTTCCTTAAAGTTCAGGAGAAGAACAAGCAACTGAAAAGCATTTGTGAGGACCAAGAAGCTGCTCTCCAAGAACTGGCATCCAAGCTGAGCGA ATCAAAGCTGAAAATAGAAGATATAAAGGAAGCAAACAAGGCGCTGCAG ggcCAGGTTTGGTTGAAGGACAAAGAGGCCACTCATTGCAAGCTCTGTGAAAAGGAATTTTCACTTTCCAAAAGGAAG CATCACTGTAGGAACTGTGGGGAGATCTTCTGCAATGCCTGTTCTGACAatgagctgcccctgccctctTCACCAAAGCCTGTCCGGGTCTGTGACTCCTGCCATGCAATACTTATACAGAGGTGCTCTTCCAATGTGCCATAA
- the RUFY2 gene encoding RUN and FYVE domain-containing protein 2 isoform X5, translating into MAVKDPTAVERANLLNMAKLSIKGLIESALSFGRTLDSDYPPLQQFFVVMEHCLKHGLKVRKSFLSYNKTIWGPLELVEKLYPEAEEIAASVRDLPGLKTPLGRARAWLRLALMQKKMADYLRCLIIQRDLLSEFYEYHALMMEEEGAVIVGLLVGLNVIDANLCVKGEDLDSQVGVIDFSVYLKSDDDIGGKERDVQIAAILDQKNYVEELNRQLNSTVSSLHARVDSLEKSNTKLIEELAIAKNNIIKLQEENHQLRSENTLILMKTQHHLEATKVDVEAELQTYKHSRQGLDEMYNEARRQLREEAQLRQDMENELVVQVSMKHEIELAMKLLEKDIHEKQDTLIGLRQQLDEVKAINVEMYQKLQVSEDAMKEKNEIISRLEDKTNQINATMKQLEQSDKDLLTQTRTIAMSFVKCASNEAQHQYKLVKDISF; encoded by the exons atGG CTGTAAAGGATCCTACTGCTGTAGAAAGAGCAAATTTACTGAACATGGCTAAACTGAGCATCAAAGGACTCATTGAATCAGCCTTGAGCTTTGGGCGCACTCTGGATTCTGACTACCCACCTTTGCAGCAGTTCTTTGTTGTCATGGAGCACTGCCTGAAGCATGGCCTGAAAG TAAGAAAATCCTTTCTAAGTTACAACAAAACCATCTGGGGTCCTCTGGAACTTGTGGAGAAATTATATCCAGAAGCTGAGGAAATAGCAGCAAGTGTCAGAGATTTGCCTGGCCTTAA GACCCCTCTGGGCCGTGCCCGTGCCTGGTTGCGGTTGGCGctgatgcagaagaaaatggCCGATTACCTTCGCTGCTTAATTATTCAGAGGGACCTCCTCAG TGAGTTTTATGAGTATCATGCACTGATGATGGAGGAAGAAGGAGCAGTTATTGTTGGGCTGTTAGTTGGGCTAAATGTGATTGATGCCAACCTGTGTGTGAAGGGAGAAGACCTGGATTCACAA GTGGGGGTGATCGATTTCTCTGTGTATTTGAAGAGTGATGATGACATTGGGGGTAAAGAAAG AGATGTACAGATTGCTGCAATATTGGACCAAAAGAATTATGTTGAGGAGCTAAACAGGCAACTGAA taGCACAGTTAGCAGTCTACATGCAAGAGTTGACTCACTGGAGAAATCAAACACTAAACTGATTGAGGAG ttaGCAATAGCAAAAAACAATATAATTAAACTTCAGGAAGAAAACCATCAATTGAGGAGTGAAAATACtctgattttaatgaaaacacaaCATCATCTAGAG gCAACTAAGGTGGAtgtggaggcagagctgcagacatACAAGCACTCGAGGCAGGGCTTGGACGAGATGTACAACGAGGCTCGCAGGCAGCTCCgggaggaggcacagctgcGCCAG GATATGGAGAATGAGCTGGTGGTTCAAGTCAGCATGAAACATGAGATAGAGCTTGCCAtgaagctgctggagaaggataTCCATGAGAAGCAGGACACCCTCATCGGCCTGCGGCAGCAGCTTGATGAAGTAAAAGCAATTAACGTGGAAATGTACCAAAAGCTACAG GTTTCTGAAGATGCtatgaaagaaaagaatgaaataattaGTCGATTAGAGGATAAGACCAATCAAATTAATGCAACTATGAAACAACTAGAACAAAG TGATAAAGATCTGTTAACTCAAACTAGGACTATTGCAATGTCATTCGTCAAATGTGCCAGCAATGAGGCTCAGCACCAGTATAAACTTGTCAAGGACATATCATTCTGA
- the RUFY2 gene encoding RUN and FYVE domain-containing protein 2 isoform X3 — protein sequence MAKLSIKGLIESALSFGRTLDSDYPPLQQFFVVMEHCLKHGLKVRKSFLSYNKTIWGPLELVEKLYPEAEEIAASVRDLPGLKTPLGRARAWLRLALMQKKMADYLRCLIIQRDLLSEFYEYHALMMEEEGAVIVGLLVGLNVIDANLCVKGEDLDSQVGVIDFSVYLKSDDDIGGKERDVQIAAILDQKNYVEELNRQLNSTVSSLHARVDSLEKSNTKLIEELAIAKNNIIKLQEENHQLRSENTLILMKTQHHLEATKVDVEAELQTYKHSRQGLDEMYNEARRQLREEAQLRQDMENELVVQVSMKHEIELAMKLLEKDIHEKQDTLIGLRQQLDEVKAINVEMYQKLQVSEDAMKEKNEIISRLEDKTNQINATMKQLEQRLQQAEKAQMEAEAEDEKLKQEYVNKSESLQNEFSQKEKQLLQLETDLKIEKEWRQTLEDDLQKEKETVSHLRTETQEIVNLKKEFLKVQEKNKQLKSICEDQEAALQELASKLSESKLKIEDIKEANKALQGQVWLKDKEATHCKLCEKEFSLSKRKHHCRNCGEIFCNACSDNELPLPSSPKPVRVCDSCHAILIQRCSSNVP from the exons ATGGCTAAACTGAGCATCAAAGGACTCATTGAATCAGCCTTGAGCTTTGGGCGCACTCTGGATTCTGACTACCCACCTTTGCAGCAGTTCTTTGTTGTCATGGAGCACTGCCTGAAGCATGGCCTGAAAG TAAGAAAATCCTTTCTAAGTTACAACAAAACCATCTGGGGTCCTCTGGAACTTGTGGAGAAATTATATCCAGAAGCTGAGGAAATAGCAGCAAGTGTCAGAGATTTGCCTGGCCTTAA GACCCCTCTGGGCCGTGCCCGTGCCTGGTTGCGGTTGGCGctgatgcagaagaaaatggCCGATTACCTTCGCTGCTTAATTATTCAGAGGGACCTCCTCAG TGAGTTTTATGAGTATCATGCACTGATGATGGAGGAAGAAGGAGCAGTTATTGTTGGGCTGTTAGTTGGGCTAAATGTGATTGATGCCAACCTGTGTGTGAAGGGAGAAGACCTGGATTCACAA GTGGGGGTGATCGATTTCTCTGTGTATTTGAAGAGTGATGATGACATTGGGGGTAAAGAAAG AGATGTACAGATTGCTGCAATATTGGACCAAAAGAATTATGTTGAGGAGCTAAACAGGCAACTGAA taGCACAGTTAGCAGTCTACATGCAAGAGTTGACTCACTGGAGAAATCAAACACTAAACTGATTGAGGAG ttaGCAATAGCAAAAAACAATATAATTAAACTTCAGGAAGAAAACCATCAATTGAGGAGTGAAAATACtctgattttaatgaaaacacaaCATCATCTAGAG gCAACTAAGGTGGAtgtggaggcagagctgcagacatACAAGCACTCGAGGCAGGGCTTGGACGAGATGTACAACGAGGCTCGCAGGCAGCTCCgggaggaggcacagctgcGCCAG GATATGGAGAATGAGCTGGTGGTTCAAGTCAGCATGAAACATGAGATAGAGCTTGCCAtgaagctgctggagaaggataTCCATGAGAAGCAGGACACCCTCATCGGCCTGCGGCAGCAGCTTGATGAAGTAAAAGCAATTAACGTGGAAATGTACCAAAAGCTACAG GTTTCTGAAGATGCtatgaaagaaaagaatgaaataattaGTCGATTAGAGGATAAGACCAATCAAATTAATGCAACTATGAAACAACTAGAACAAAG ATTGCAGCAAGCAGAGAAGGCTCAAATGGAGGCTGAGGCTGAGGATGAGAAACTTAAACAGGAATATGTGAATAAATCTGAAAGCCTGCAGAATGAATTCTCCCAGAAGGAGAAACAGCT GCTTCAGCTGGAAACAGATCTGAAGATAGAAAAAGAGTGGCGGCAAACCCTAGAGGATGatcttcaaaaggaaaaggaaactgtGTCTCATCTGAGAACAGAGACCCAGGAAATAGTTAACCTTAAGAAA gaGTTCCTTAAAGTTCAGGAGAAGAACAAGCAACTGAAAAGCATTTGTGAGGACCAAGAAGCTGCTCTCCAAGAACTGGCATCCAAGCTGAGCGA ATCAAAGCTGAAAATAGAAGATATAAAGGAAGCAAACAAGGCGCTGCAG ggcCAGGTTTGGTTGAAGGACAAAGAGGCCACTCATTGCAAGCTCTGTGAAAAGGAATTTTCACTTTCCAAAAGGAAG CATCACTGTAGGAACTGTGGGGAGATCTTCTGCAATGCCTGTTCTGACAatgagctgcccctgccctctTCACCAAAGCCTGTCCGGGTCTGTGACTCCTGCCATGCAATACTTATACAGAGGTGCTCTTCCAATGTGCCATAA